A window of Pan paniscus chromosome 16, NHGRI_mPanPan1-v2.0_pri, whole genome shotgun sequence genomic DNA:
ACAGGAAGGGGAAATAAAGGATGCAGAGCAGCTCATAGTTTGGGGCAAGGGTGGTGGATGTTCAGAGTGTGACTGCAGAGGGCTTCTTGTTCCGTCTGACTCACCTCCCTTGGCCTTGTGTCTGCCAGAAGCCCCACATTTCTTGGGCTCAGCAGCAGCTGCAGCGGAACCGGCCCCTGAAAGTCTTCCTTCCACAAGGAAAGCAGCATGTGCAGAAGCCTTCGAGCCTGCCCTCTCTCCAGCCTGTACTGTGCCGGGGGCCCTAGGATAGGAATTTGATCTGCAACTGTGGAAAGAGGAAAGCCAACCTTTAAAAGATGGgggcaggccgggtgcggtgactcacacctataatcccaacactttgggaggctgagatgggcagatcaggggttcgagaccagtctggccaacatagtgaaaccccatctctattaaaaataccaaaattagccaggcgtggtggaaggcacctgtagtcccagttacttggccgaggcagaattgcttgaacccgggaggcagaggttgcagttagctaagattgtgccactgcactccagcctgggcaacagaacaagattccgtctcaaaaaaaaaaagggacagaaGAGGGCTCTGTTTCTAATCTTGCTTGTACCCAACCCTGAGATTTGGGGGATCAGGCAAGAGAGGGATTTGATGGAAAGGAACCATACCGAGGAGGGAAGCTAACTCCACAGAGCACTTTGCCAGATGCTGCTCAGCAGGTGGGCACAGGAACTGCGGTTGGGGGGGGTGGAAAGAGAGACCATAGGTATCACCATGCTTACTGCTGCGAGAACTGGCCCTGAGCCAGTGTGGCTCTGGTTATCAGGTCTCACACAAGGACACAGAAAAAAGCCCTCCGGTGGCAGATGCCACAGCTCACCTGGCGGCACCGCAGCGTCTGGCCCAGCTGGCCTAGGAGCTGTTCCAGATGCTCTGGGGAGACTCCCTCGTCAGGGTCCCGTGGCCCCACGGCCAAGGAGAGCACGTCCTGTGAAGAGCAGGGGGAGAGATCACCTTGCGCTGGGGGCCAGGATGCCACAGAGAATTTGGCTTGGGACAGGGATCAGCCAGTGGAGAGAGGCAGAAGAATGGGCCCCGGGATATGGTGAGTAAAGCCAAGTTGCCCCTAGACCTGGGACTTGGGCAGGATAATACAGCCAGGGGAAGCAACCATGTGGACAACAAAAGAAGGAACAGATGGAGGTCAGCTGAGGGACAGTAGGCTGCCATAGCATGGGAAACGTCACTCAACTTGGGACCAAACTGTAGCTAACCAACTCCCATAGGGCATCTTATTCTTGAAGCATGTAAGGAAACCGGCCTATCAGATACCGTCTTAGTAGCGTCTGTCTCTCAAGCCTCTCTCTTCATCTTCTCTGGAGAGCTGAGCTTTCAATACAGAAATCCTCTGCATATTGACAACCAGTATCAAATGGCCACTaagcctcttcctctccctcctacaTAATCTCCATTTTTTAGTCATTGTACCTTATAGTCCCTATTCCAATCTCTATTCCTAGATCATTACCCTAGACCAgaaccagacagtaaatattttaggctttgcaggccataaaGTCTGTGTCCCAACTATGCAACTCTGCTGTTCAGTAGttgcacaaaagcagccataggcagCTCGTACACAAATTAATATGGCTGCATTCCACTAAAACTTCACTCACAAAACAAGGGGCTGGCTCGCTTCAGTCCATGGGCTGTTTCTTGACTCCTGCTCTAGACAGtctttgagttttaaaataaagttaggaGAACTGATGGTTTATTCTTACTGCCTGTAACTAAACAAGCATCACCTCCCACATAGAACATTTCTGAAATTGTCTCCAAATACTGGGGCGACTGCCTCCTAGAGACTCATTTGCTATCAAGCCATTCACCACCCCACTCTCATCACCATCTGCATAATAAGCATTTAGTCAAAAATGTCCTAGCTGCCCTTTTCCCCTTTTGGATGATTAAAAAGTCAGAGTGACAATTAGGAAAACcattcagttcagctctgccCTACCTAACCCCCATTCAGTAATGAGTGAAATGGGGACTAGCTGGACAGCACAGACAGCTTCTACATAAAAATCCTGGAGCTGATGTGAGAAAGGAAAAACCAGGAACAGAGCAGGGGAGAGGGAGCAGGGAAGCCAAAGGGAGTAGGGTAGCCGTGTACTTTTATCTCGGAGatgaggtgggaggggaggggagcatgGTGCTCACAGGCGCGGGAGCAGCCCCTCCGCTCCCCCCGGGCAGCAGGTTCAGGACCCTGGGCTCGAAGTGTGCGACTCACTGCTGCTTTCACCTCCCTCCTGATCAGTGctgtggggcagagggagaatGGGAAAGGAATCACGGGAGGGCCCTGCACAGGCTCACCATGCTAACCCATGCCTCTTGCTGTTTCCTACTGGCTCTCAGTCCCATCGCCCACAAGATGCCTCTGACTCTCTGCCAGTCCACTTTTTAAACACTTGATTCAGCCACTCCCCCATCCAGGACCTTACCTGTGATGTTGGCTGACAGCCAAGCACAGGCTTTCTCTGTTGCAAGCCCCACAGCAATGTTCTCTGCACTGCTCAGAACCTGCGAAACAGAACTACAGAgtcaggggctaggggagggcCGGGTGCAACAAAGGATGCCAGAGTCGAGCACTGACCCCGCCCCCACACACCCTCCCGCAGCCTCAGACTACTCCGTGCACCTCCCCACAACTGCCTGGCCTGCTAGCTGCAGGCCTCCCTCACACGTACGGCTGCCGGGGTCTCCTCTGGAAGCAGCGCCCGCACAGCCCCAGGGCTCTTCCTTTGACAGAACCTAAAAGGGGACAGATGGGGTCAGTGATCTCTGGGTATTTCAGCCTGGCTGCAGAAGTAAATGCCCCGAGTGCACCAAGCCCCTGACCTGGGAGGCTGTACCTTGGAAGGAGGCACCGTttgccctcccaccccaccccaggtgCCAGAGAAAAGAGAAGCCCAACCGCCAGCCCCACAGCATCACACACGCTCCCAAACCTAGGTTTGGCTTTTGTGCCACAGAAGGCCTACAGCCAGTGCAGGGCTTATAGAGAATGGGcgcagggagaagaaaaaaggaggcatgaagagaagaaagggaaaaaagagtaagtgtgaaggaggaaagaaaggacgGAGAAAGCCAAGAGGAGAGTGGATCAAATGGACCAGCGCTGCTTACTCCCGCCCCAGGGCCAATGCCTGGGCCCCGTGGGGGCACAGCTGGGAACACAAGATCTCCAACAGCTGGGCTGGGtctcccccttcctctccctgtgtcaccAGCTGCTCTTGGAGAAGTGACTCTGCCTGGCGCACCAGATCTGCCACCAGTGTAGCCCTGCAGCAGGGACAGCAAGGTTGGGGATGGTTGGAGGGTTAATCAGAAAGAGGCTGCAAATTTAAGGGAATTTGGTCAGAAATTTGCTTCAAAATGTGTCAGCCATTTCAGCCCCACACCCACCCTCTGGCTGACCTTCTCAGTTTAGCAACTgaggaaaaaggggaaaaaatggtaGGGCGATGAGACCAGGATCCTTAACCCACTCTTACTTGATATGTTTGACACAGTTTGATCCAATTCTTTCTGCCACAAACTCTACGGTCCGGCGCAAGGAGGGCGGCTGGTTGTGGAAAAAGGCCTGGGCGAGCTGTGccttgggggaggagggagaggcagcAAGGCTTCCTCCAGCCTCCCTGTCCCCGCCCCCAAGCCCCCCTCATTTTCCCCACGGCTGTCTCCGCCCTGCCCTTACCTGCAGCCCCTGGCTGGTCTGGGAAGGCTGGGCTCCCAGGCTGGTGGTAGTGGTGGGGGTGATTTTCCTCATGAAGCCCCCACTCCGTCCACTACTGCCTGACACCCACGAAGCGAGCAGTTTCCGGAGCTCTCCTGTATCAGTGAAGTCCAAGTTCTCAGTTCCagaaccctctcccctccctaaGTATCATGGACTTTATTTGTGGAGTCAAGAGGCTCAGATACCCAGGAATGACTATGAACGGAGCAATATCCAAGGGAGCTGGGCCAAGGGGGTGCCTTTTGGGTACTCATGGAGGGACAGACCAAGGACCGTCCAGGGAAGACCGGTGCTCACCGATGTAGGGGCAGCAGGTGTAGAGCAGCTGCTGGTCCACCACAGGCGCATTGTCCTGGGGAGAAAAGGTTGGTGTCAGCAGGCTGCCCCTCTCCCAGCGCACCCAGAAAGCAGGCAGTTGGCAGGGCCTTTACAAGGGTTACATCTGCCCCTGGCTGGGCCTCCCCAGGCAGCCCACTTCCTTTATTCCTGAGTTTCCCATGGCTCTGGCTGGACCCTAACACTCACCAAGCCATGCTCTGGGGCTACTGTGTCCACCTCAAAGGCATATGAGGGACCCTCTTCCAGAAAGAACAAGTCCTCAGGGACTGTGGGAATCTGGCAAGACAGTCACAATTCAGGTCAACTTCAGagacccccacccaccccaccccacctcctgcaCGGTCCCAGGGTGTAGGCGCCAGCTTCAAAGCAGCCACCTCTGAGATGATGGGAATCCCCAGGCCTTTCCTGAACCTTCGTCTTCCAGCCCTTGCCTCATTCGCACTCAGACATTTGCCCACTCCCCATCTTCAGCTGCAGAACCTCTCTCCAATCTGGACCCTCACTCTGCCCACCTGGAAAAGCCAGCCCAGGACAGCAAGTAGCAGCAGCTTGTTCAGGAAACACATCTTCCCCTCACTCTCCTGCGACAACACCAAGCTCCTGAAACATCAATGGGCAGTACACGGGTTTGAGCagaaaggggaagggaatggAGGCAAACGCCGTCACTGGAAACTGGCTTGCAAAAGCAGAACTAAAAGGGACTGGGGCCATGTTGGCAAGCAGGATCCCCCCAGCCCCGCCTCCTGCATGGGGACTGTCTCTCAGCGGGGCCACCTCAGGAACAGCATGAGGCCAATGAAAGTGCAGATGATTTCCCACTGTACCTCAGGGGAGCCAATCGTGCCTCTCCCAGGGCTCAGTTATGGCCAGGGCACCACACACACAGTGCAGACTGCTCGACCCTCTTTATTAATAGCAGGCTTGACCAATGTCCCCTGAGTCCCGAATCCTTTCATCAAGCCTTAGCCTTGTTCCACTCACCGGTGCAGGCGCAGTAGGAGAGTGAAGATGTCCCGGTAATATTCCAGCAAGGGAACAACATGGTCAGCAAAGGAGAGAAACTCCACCAGCCAGGGCACGGTGAGCACCGCCCGGCGGGCCTGCAGCCCTCGCTGCAGCAGAGTCCGCACATCCAGGACCGGAGGGACCTGGGAGGGCCAGACCTCAGTCAGGGGGCAGGTCCCTAGGAAGGGCTGGGAGATGCCCTTTAACCTGCCCGGTTTCCAGAATAGCCAAGGAAACCAGTCAGCTTCAGTGCCTGGCCGgtcctccctgctccctcctcaCCAGAATCCCCCGCCCATTCACCTGACTCCTGAGGGCCAGAATGGAGTCCTGAAGCTCACCGGTCGGGGGAGGTTCAGGCCCCCGGTATGGCAGGAAAGCCACAAAGCCCAGGAATTTAGCCAAAAGTCTCAGGCTAAGAAGCACCACAGCAAATTGCTTCCGCTCACCCTGCATGGAATCAAGGGAAGTAAAAGGTCTAAGCATGAGGCTTCCAGAACAATTCCCGATCTGTTACAAAGTTTTTCTTGAACATACTCCCTTCCCTCCTGGGTCAGACCCCATTATTTCCCTTGTTCTGTTTTCAGACCTGCCAGTCTACGTCTGACTCCCCGTCTTCATCACTGGGCTCATGCTGGGGCAGGGCAAGACCATTGAGCTCCCGGATCTTCAAGCTCAGACTGTCCATGAGATGCTGGTTAAACTGGAAGCTGAGAAGAAGGGGTGGGTGGGGCATAAGCACTGGAAGAGGTACAGGAAAAGCCAGAATCGAGAAGGGGCACTCCAGAGAGAAGGGAGCAGCAGGACAGACAGGGAGGCCCAGGAGCAATGAAATCACCCacgtgggtgacagaatgagaagtGCAATGAAGCCAGCAAGTTGGAGCTGGAAGGAGCCTATCTCCAGGCAAAGGAGACTGGAGAACTATTTACCCTTTTGGGAAGCCAAACCTTTCCTGGCCTCTGCCCCATTCCTTGCAAGACACAGGGGAGCCTACCTGCTGGCACTAAGGATGAAGTCCCTAAAGAAGCCTTGACAGCCTGGGAAGGTGGGGGGTGGGCAGGGCCCCCCACTGCTCTGAGGAGCCATAAGCCGTTCCTGTAGGCGCCACAACCGCCCCAGCTTGTCAGCTCCCAGCACACTCAACACATCTGGGGCCTCGCCCAAGACAGTGCCCCCAGCACCACCAGGGCTCTGACACATCTGGggtggaagaggaaggagagaaattaaaaaatcagtaagTGGGAGGGAAGGACTGAAcaaaaaataaggagaaagtaATGAACATTTAAGGAATGCCAACTGTGTCAAGCGCTTTAGATAGATTTTCTGAGATGTGAATTACATTATTGTttcacaggtgaagaaactgaaactccAAGGTTAAGCATGTGCCTAGGGTCACTAGAGCTAGGATCTGAAACAAAGCTTGACTACTTACTAAGCCTGGGCTCTTTACCACAGCACAAATCAGGGAAGGCAGCAGCAGGCTAGAGGAGCTGCAGGGCCCGGGATGTGTCAAAGAGAGTGCCCTGGCTTTTCTGTGGCCACTGGAGTTTCAGCCACTCCGCGAGGAGTAGAACTCTTGTTCAAATTCCAGCCCAGGACCTGCCAGGCTGTCTGCCCTATCCCAAAGTGCAGCCGTTAAGTGGCTGCCTGTGATGCCTGCTGTTTAATGTGGATTAATCTCTTGCTGGGGCTGTTACCTGGAGTAGTTGTTTTTGGAAAAGCCGAACAAAGTGGCTGTGGCTGCAGGCTGCGGAGAGCTGACCCATCATGGCCCTGAGGAATAGAAGGCAGGAATGAAGGGtgtggaaaggagggagagggagaaagatctGAGAGAAGCAGCCAACCCCTGGACTTCCCAGCCGTTTACCAGGGACTTGAGCAGACCTCAGCCAGAGCCAGCCTGCAAAGGGACACTCCCTCAGCACCAAGGTCCTCCGAGGCTAGAAGTGCACTTAACCAAACAAGAAATCATGCGACCGCACCCCCCAACCGTCTTCAGCCACACTAACAGGCGGCGGGTTTCATGAGCAATGTGAAGGGAGATGACTGGACTGAGGTTCGCGTTCTGAACCCAGGCATCTACCTACACAGTGACCAGACTTGCCCAAATTAGAGGATGGAGAAGATGGAGGCTGGATGTGTCTAACCAGTGACTTGGGCCAAAAAAACCCTCAAGCAACCTGGGTTAAGAGCTTTGGACTTTCTAAGCAATTGCCACTACAGAACAAGGATAAGACACCTGTGAGTGGAAGGAGCTGGAGAGACACATCCCTTTCGAGTAGAGGCAGAGTTATCAATAACTAAAGAGATTTCGGAGGATAGAAGAAAACAGCTAATGGCTGGTAGGAGCGGGGAAaagccttccctcctcctccctcctgccaccGAGCAAGCACTGAGCTACTCAATGCCAGGAACAAGAAAGACAAGGTCTGAGCACCCACCTGATTCTGCTGCCCAAGCCCTTCTCAAAATCCCAGCCAGGCTCCTCATGGTGATCTTCCCACTCTCGCAGCACCTCATAAAACACATCCCTGATGCATAAGAACGCCTGATCAGCTGAGGCACTcactcccaccagtgccttcCTGCCCCTGGAAGAACTATCCATAGCCCAcccaccacctttttttttttttttttttttttttggagatggagtcttgctcttgtcacttaggctggagtgcaatgacgcgatctcagctcactgcaacctccgccccgcctgggttcaagcgattctcctgcctcagcctccagagtagctgggattacaagtgcccaccaccacgcctggctaatttttgtatttttagtagagacggagtttcaccatgttggcccggctggtctcaaactcctgacctcaggtgatccgcccctcggcctcctgaagtgctaggattacaggcttgagccaccacacccggccagcagCCCCATTTTTTAATTTCTCCAGAGTTCTCTATATGATGACAGTAGTGCTACAGACCAGCAGCACATTACAGGCTTCATGTACTTCTGTGGGCAGTGACAGTTCATCCTGGCACACTCTTGCCTGAGAACCCTGAGACTAAAACCATACACCTGTGAGATGGCTGGCTAAGCGCCGGGGTTCACAGGTGCACACGAGAATGAAGCCAGGTGGTCCCTATGATGGCCGGCAGGAAGGACCTGGGGGGGACTAACCCACCACCTGTTAGTGCCAAACTCCTAATTTCTATGAAACCAAACAGCTGCCTATTCCAGAAAAATGTCATCTCATTCCCTCCCCAAAAAGTCCCTTTTCTTATCACCTCTGTTTCTTAAAAGTATGAAAGGCTCGGTCACTGGAGAAGTTGGCACGATTATCAGTCTCTGGCTGAAAGGAGACAGCTTGAGTAGAGGGAGGCATCACCAGAGAGACCTAAAATACAGCAGGAACGTTAGGAACTGCAGGGTCATGCTGAGAAAACTTCTCCCTCTTATTCTTGCCCAGAGTTAGCTCACATTACACTGAAGTGTCGTCAGCAGGGTTGCCTGAATTTATGAAAGCTAGGAAGGGTTAGGTCCAGGCTAGTGGGCAACTAAGCTGGGGTTACTACCTTGGCAACACTGCCCTCATAGGCAGCTCGAAGGCGGCCTTGCAGAGCTGGTGAGAAGCACAGCAGCCGCTCATTCTCAGCCAGCAGCTTCAAGGTCCCTTTGTCCAGGTTGGAAAGAACCCTGCAGGGACAAGAGCACCTATGACTGAGACCAGAACACAGACTGCAAGTAGGAAGCAAGCACCTGCACACCACAGAGGATCTCTAAGGCATGGCGCAGGTATGCAAGCCCAGATATGTACTGCAAGGTCTAGGGCCAAGGATCAAAGATAATGAAAGTCAAGGGGAGGATATGAGACTTTACAGAGCAAGGACCAAGACAGCAGGACAGGAACATTACCCAGAAACCAAAGCTCAGCTGCCAAGACCACAGGggtccatttctttttctttttcttgagatgggggtctctgtcacccaggctgggctgggtgtcacccaggctgcagtggcgtgatctcactacagcctggacctcccaggctcaggtgatccttccacctcagcctcctaagtagctgggattataggcgcactccaccacacccggccttttttttttttttttttttttttttggtagagatgggattttgtcatgttgcccaggctggtctaaaactcctgggcctaagtcactgtcctgcctcggcctctcaaagtggtgggaatgcaggcgtgagccaccacacctggccccatctCAATTCTTTCAGGGACTACATTCATAGCCTTAACACAAAATTAAAGATTATAGGTAGGAGAAGGTCCAGGACCACTGCCCCTGTGTTAAGCACCAGCATATATCCCAAGCAGCCAGAGAGCTAAGCAGATGATGAGAATGAGGCCCAAATGCCTCAGCCAGGGAAACTCACTGAAAGTGACACTCCAAAACCTGCACTGCAAAGAAGACACAATCGTGGATGCTTTGGAACAGTGGACTTTCCAGGGAATCTAGAAGGACAGTACCAAGCTGTCAGTTAAGAACGGTCCCGTTTCTAGACCCCATGTCTCAAAAGGAGGCTTGCTCACTGACCTAGGACAGCTGGACTTAGTTCAGGGTCACTGTCCTTGGCAGTCACCATCCTCCGGGCAGTGAGGAGCTGAAAGACGAAGAAAAGCTCCAAGAAGAGGTTTGGTACCAGGTTCTCTAGATAGATACAAAAAGAAAGCCCATGGTATGGGCACCATTTGGAGCCAAGGCTCAGTTCCAAGTGCCTTACCAATTCTCTTACCCATAAGTTCTACAAGTGTCTCCACTCCAGCTCCCTCTGCTCTCACTCACCAGCAATGCACGAGGAGTAAACAAGGGCTACAAGCTCCAGGCGCTGGCGGGAAGACACTCTGGCAGGGTCCGCAGGTTCATCTGTGAGGCTTCCTGTCCGTCTGGGGAGGGGCGACCCCAATTCTGGGGTGGGACAGGTGGGGGTAGGTGACTGCTGCAGCTGCTTAGAGCTATGGAATAAAGAAATTTCATGAGCAGTCAGCTTGGCTTCCCTGCTACGGCCACACTCAGGTCACTCCAGAGAAGATACCAACAGCCCAGGAGACAAACCCAGAGTCCCCAAGAGGGAAATCAATTTCAGGGAAAACCCCTGAAGATCCCCCACAGCGAGGAAACCCGATATCCCCAGGAGCGGCCAGGCCATACCGCTCCTTCCTGAGCATCTCTCGCTCCTCTTGCAGACTTCTGCACCCTGGGGGAAGGCCAAGGCCCCAAGGGCTAGTGTCCAGGACTGAGGGTTGGGAACTGGGGACACAGCTGATTGGGGGTGAGGTGAAGCAGGTCTTGGGCTTGGAGAGTGACCGCTCTTCGCTCACCGGAGTTGGGTTGATCCTGCGAGAAGGCTTCGTCCTGCTGAGAGTAGCCACAGGTTTTTCTCAAATTCCTATCTTCAAACATCTCCCCTCCACCACCGCAACAGCTAGACCTCTcgccaaaaaaccccacaaaaaccctCACCATCACCCCCAGCCTTCTACCCATCCTGGCGCTCCACTGCAGAGCGCCGAGCTCGAATGACTGACTCCCCAGAGCCTTCGTGGTACCCATCTCCTGCATGAGAGCTGAGTCTCACCCTGTAGGGCCGGGGGAAACCGAGCCTACGGGAGGGAACTCCTCCAGGTTGCTGAGGTTTGGCGGATCAGACAGCGTGAGGCTGGGGCGGCTGGGGCTGCCAGAGCCCCTAAGCCTCCGGCCCCCGGCTCCGGGCAGGCTCTCCCCGCTGACACCCTCCTCCAGGCCGCGGCCTCCACGCTCGCGGGCCGGCCCCGGGCCCCGCCTCCTGCCCCCGCGGCGGGCCACAGGGGCCTCGGCAGCGGTGCTCAGGGCCTCGGTCGGAGGGAAAAGCTGGCTGCGCGCCCCGCGGCTACCCCGCGGCGGGCCTCCCGGCCTCCCTGGCAAGGCTGCCGAGGCGCCCGGGGTCTTGGCGGGGGTCGGGGGCCCCTGCGGGAGGACGCGGCTGCTCTGCTCCCTCAGGAAGTTCAACAGGAACGGTACGAATTCTTTCCGCAGGGCCCGGAGTGAGCTCAGCGCGGCCGCCTCCCCAGCGTTATCCTAGGGCAGAAGCACAGGTGGAGGGGCGAGAGGGTCAGCCGCCGGCCCGCGGGCCGTGAGCAGCCGGGGCCGTAGGGCGCGCCTCGGGTGGGCGGCCCGGGCAGCGGCGCCCAGTTAGAGTGCACTCGGCCCGGCTGGCAGCTAGGCGCCCTAGAGGAAGGGGACTGGAGGGCTGGACTCCACTGCGGGAACCGGCTTCGAGTCAGACCTGGGGGCGTGTCACCGCTGTTACCTCCGAACCCGGGGTGCTGCGCGCGATCCACCGCACGACGGCTGCGACCGACACCTCTTCTCGCAGCAGCGACTCCAAAACGGCCGCCATCCCGGTCGGGGCGCTCTGGGACGACTGCGCAGGCGCCGGCGCGCCGCGGGCGGCCAGGGAGGGGCGGGGCCGGCGGCGGGGAACGACCGTTGGGTCGCGGGATGGGGAGGGACCCGGctggcggggcggggcggggcggggcggggcggagcCGGCTGTTGCCCAGACCCACGGTCAAGGCCTCGCTGGGTCCTCAACCCTGGCCGAGAGGCCGGTTGTTAGGAGGTGAAATGTGGATCACAGCGCCTGGGGAGGCCCACCTTGGCTGCCCGCCCTGGAGCGACCTGAAGGGAGGGATTCGAGCTGGGAGTGGGTCTGCCGCGGGTCGGACGCCCTTCTAGGGAGACCCAGGACCCGGGAGAGAGGTAGAGGGGAGCAGAGACAGCCACCAGCTTCTATCTTCTGCTCTAAGCACATTCTTTCACGAGTTTAAGTTTCCTAGATCCAACTGGCACCA
This region includes:
- the CDAN1 gene encoding codanin-1 isoform X3, translating into MAAVLESLLREEVSVAAVVRWIARSTPGSEDNAGEAAALSSLRALRKEFVPFLLNFLREQSSRVLPQGPPTPAKTPGASAALPGRPGGPPRGSRGARSQLFPPTEALSTAAEAPVARRGGRRRGPGPARERGGRGLEEGVSGESLPGAGGRRLRGSGSPSRPSLTLSDPPNLSNLEEFPPVGSVSPGPTGTKPSRRINPTPVSEERSLSKPKTCFTSPPISCVPSSQPSVLDTSPWGLGLPPGCRSLQEEREMLRKERSKQLQQSPTPTCPTPELGSPLPRRTGSLTDEPADPARVSSRQRLELVALVYSSCIAENLVPNLFLELFFVFQLLTARRMVTAKDSDPELSPAVLDSLESPLFQSIHDCVFFAVQVLECHFQVLSNLDKGTLKLLAENERLLCFSPALQGRLRAAYEGSVAKVSLVMPPSTQAVSFQPETDNRANFSSDRAFHTFKKQRDVFYEVLREWEDHHEEPGWDFEKGLGSRIRAMMGQLSAACSHSHFVRLFQKQLLQMCQSPGGAGGTVLGEAPDVLSVLGADKLGRLWRLQERLMAPQSSGGPCPPPTFPGCQGFFRDFILSASSFQFNQHLMDSLSLKIRELNGLALPQHEPSDEDGESDVDWQGERKQFAVVLLSLRLLAKFLGFVAFLPYRGPEPPPTGELQDSILALRSQVPPVLDVRTLLQRGLQARRAVLTVPWLVEFLSFADHVVPLLEYYRDIFTLLLRLHRSLVLSQESEGKMCFLNKLLLLAVLGWLFQIPTVPEDLFFLEEGPSYAFEVDTVAPEHGLDNAPVVDQQLLYTCCPYIGELRKLLASWVSGSSGRSGGFMRKITPTTTTSLGAQPSQTSQGLQAQLAQAFFHNQPPSLRRTVEFVAERIGSNCVKHIKATLVADLVRQAESLLQEQLVTQGEEGGDPAQLLEILCSQLCPHGAQALALGREFCQRKSPGAVRALLPEETPAAVLSSAENIAVGLATEKACAWLSANITALIRREVKAAVSRTLRAQGPEPAARGERRGCSRACEHHAPLPSHLISEIKDVLSLAVGPRDPDEGVSPEHLEQLLGQLGQTLRCRQFLCPPAEQHLAKCSVELASLLVADQIPILGPPAQYRLERGQARRLLHMLLSLWKEDFQGPVPLQLLLSPRNVGLLADTRPREWDLLLFLLRELVEKGLMGRMEIEACLGSLHQALWPGDFAEELATLSNLFLAEPHLPEPQLRACELVQPNRGTVLAQS
- the CDAN1 gene encoding codanin-1 isoform X2, whose product is MAAVLESLLREEVSVAAVVRWIARSTPGSEVTAVTRPQDNAGEAAALSSLRALRKEFVPFLLNFLREQSSRVLPQGPPTPAKTPGASAALPGRPGGPPRGSRGARSQLFPPTEALSTAAEAPVARRGGRRRGPGPARERGGRGLEEGVSGESLPGAGGRRLRGSGSPSRPSLTLSDPPNLSNLEEFPPVGSVSPGPTGTKPSRRINPTPVSEERSLSKPKTCFTSPPISCVPSSQPSVLDTSPWGLGLPPGCRSLQEEREMLRKERSKQLQQSPTPTCPTPELGSPLPRRTGSLTDEPADPARVSSRQRLELVALVYSSCIAENLVPNLFLELFFVFQLLTARRMVTAKDSDPELSPAVLDSLESPLFQSIHDCVFFAVQVLECHFQVLSNLDKGTLKLLAENERLLCFSPALQGRLRAAYEGSVAKVSLVMPPSTQAVSFQPETDNRANFSSDRAFHTFKKQRDVFYEVLREWEDHHEEPGWDFEKGLGSRIRAMMGQLSAACSHSHFVRLFQKQLLQMCQSPGGAGGTVLGEAPDVLSVLGADKLGRLWRLQERLMAPQSSGGPCPPPTFPGCQGFFRDFILSASSFQFNQHLMDSLSLKIRELNGLALPQHEPSDEDGESDVDWQGERKQFAVVLLSLRLLAKFLGFVAFLPYRGPEPPPTGELQDSILALRSQVPPVLDVRTLLQRGLQARRAVLTVPWLVEFLSFADHVVPLLEYYRDIFTLLLRLHRSLVLSQESEGKMCFLNKLLLLAVLGWLFQIPTVPEDLFFLEEGPSYAFEVDTVAPEHGLDNAPVVDQQLLYTCCPYIGELRKLLASWVSGSSGRSGGFMRKITPTTTTSLGAQPSQTSQGLQAQLAQAFFHNQPPSLRRTVEFVAERIGSNCVKHIKATLVADLVRQAESLLQEQLVTQGEEGGDPAQLLEILCSQLCPHGAQALALGREFCQRKSPGAVRALLPEETPAAVLSSAENIAVGLATEKACAWLSANITALIRREVKAAVSRTLRAQGPEPAARGERRGCSRACEHHAPLPSHLISEIKDVLSLAVGPRDPDEGVSPEHLEQLLGQLGQTLRCRQFLCPPAEQHLAKCSVELASLLVADQIPILGPPAQYRLERGQARRLLHMLLSLWKEDFQGPVPLQLLLSPRNVGLLADTRPREWDLLLFLLRELVEKGLMGRMEIEACLGSLHQALWPGDFAEELATLSNLFLAEPHLPEPQLRACELVQPNRGTVLAQS
- the CDAN1 gene encoding codanin-1 isoform X5, with protein sequence MAAVLESLLREEVSVAAVVRWIARSTPGSEDNAGEAAALSSLRALRKEFVPFLLNFLREQSSRVLPQGPPTPAKTPGASAALPGRPGGPPRGSRGARSQLFPPTEALSTAAEAPVARRGGRRRGPGPARERGGRGLEEGVSGESLPGAGGRRLRGSGSPSRPSLTLSDPPNLSNLEEFPPVGSVSPGPTGRTKPSRRINPTPVSEERSLSKPKTCFTSPPISCVPSSQPSVLDTSPWGLGLPPGCRSLQEEREMLRKERSKQLQQSPTPTCPTPELGSPLPRRTGSLTDEPADPARVSSRQRLELVALVYSSCIAENLVPNLFLELFFVFQLLTARRMVTAKDSDPELSPAVLDSLESPLFQSIHDCVFFAVQVLECHFQVLSNLDKGTLKLLAENERLLCFSPALQGRLRAAYEGSVAKVSLVMPPSTQAVSFQPETDNRANFSSDRAFHTFKKQRDVFYEVLREWEDHHEEPGWDFEKGLGSRIRAMMGQLSAACSHSHFVRLFQKQLLQMCQSPGGAGGTVLGEAPDVLSVLGADKLGRLWRLQERLMAPQSSGGPCPPPTFPGCQGFFRDFILSASSFQFNQHLMDSLSLKIRELNGLALPQHEPSDEDGESDVDWQGERKQFAVVLLSLRLLAKFLGFVAFLPYRGPEPPPTGELQDSILALRSQVPPVLDVRTLLQRGLQARRAVLTVPWLVEFLSFADHVVPLLEYYRDIFTLLLRLHRSLVLSQESEGKMCFLNKLLLLAVLGWLFQIPTVPEDLFFLEEGPSYAFEVDTVAPEHGLDNAPVVDQQLLYTCCPYIGELRKLLASWVSGSSGRSGGFMRKITPTTTTSLGAQPSQTSQGLQAQLAQAFFHNQPPSLRRTVEFVAERIGSNCVKHIKATLVADLVRQAESLLQEQLVTQGEEGGDPAQLLEILCSQLCPHGAQALALGREFCQRKSPGAVRALLPEETPAAVLSSAENIAVGLATEKACAWLSANITALIRREVKAAVSRTLRAQGPEPAARGERRGCSRACEHHAPLPSHLISEIKDVLSLAVGPRDPDEGVSPEHLEQLLGQLGQTLRCRQFLCPPAEQHLAKCSVELASLLVADQIPILGPPAQYRLERGQARRLLHMLLSLWKEDFQGPVPLQLLLSPRNVGLLADTRPREWDLLLFLLRELVEKGLMGRMEIEACLGSLHQALWPGDFAEELATLSNLFLAEPHLPEPQLRACELVQPNRGTVLAQS